The Salvelinus namaycush isolate Seneca chromosome 28, SaNama_1.0, whole genome shotgun sequence genome contains a region encoding:
- the dnal1 gene encoding dynein light chain 1, axonemal — translation MAKPTTIKEALVKWEEKAGEKVGEAKAVKLYGQIPPIEKMDASLSTLINCEKLSLSTNCIEKIANLNGLKNLRILSLGRNNIKNLNGLEAVGDTLEELWISYNLIEKLKGIHVMKKLKVLYMSNNLVKEWAEFLKLADLPSLVDMVFVGNPLEEKYSTEGTWLEEATKRLPKLKKLDGNPVIKADDDDEGDS, via the exons ATG GCAAAACCAACAACCATAAAAGAAGCCCTTGTGAAATGG GAGGAGAAGGCAGGAGAGAAGGTGGGGGAGGCGAAAGCAGTCAAGCTGTATGGTCAGATTCCTCCTATTGAGAAGATGGATGCTTCTCTCTCCACCCTCATCAACTGCGA GAAATTGTCCCTGTCTACAAACTGCATTGAGAAAATTGCCAACTTGAATGGCCTCA AAAACCTACGGATATTATCACTAGGGCGGAACAACATCAAAAATCTAAACGGACTG GAGGCTGTTGGTGACACGCTAGAGGAACTGTGGATTTCTTACAACCTGATAGAGAAGCTCAAAGGAATTCATGTTATGAAGAAACTCAAGGTCCTCTACATGTCTAACAACCTGGTCAAGGAGTGGG CTGAGTTCCTGAAGCTAGCTGACCTTCCATCCTTAGTGGACATGGTGTTTGTTGGAAACCCTCTGGAGGAGAAATACTCCACTGAGGGGACCTGGCTAGAAGAGGCCACCAAGAGGCTGCCCAAGCTGAAGAAACTAGATG GGAACCCAGTGATCAAGGCGGATGATGACGACGAGGGAGACAGTTAA